One window of the Thermodesulfomicrobium sp. WS genome contains the following:
- a CDS encoding glycosyltransferase: protein MRRVWVFVPPRPVVSGGMRVLVQVARQLRAWGGLAGVLCWEEPLAEASDLPWQAARSAPLAAGDALLVPEGWPGALTLGVRAGCRLVVYCQNWAYLFHGLAEGVRWQDLPVEFLAVSQPVAWYIEQVTGKAPAVVRPAIDRSLFHPPPVSQSPRPLRVAFMPRKNKAMAEGVRRIVAERNPHLPWQWVPIHGLDPAGVAELLRSCAIFLATGFPEGCPLPPLEAMACGCLVVGTTGFGGWDYARPVDSKAPLPSGIPLRPVPWGGNGWWVADGDMLGAALALERAAACLEIADACQQVRAAAFRTVAAYDAEHQAAEVAAWVQGL, encoded by the coding sequence GTGAGGCGGGTGTGGGTGTTCGTCCCGCCCCGGCCGGTGGTGAGCGGCGGTATGCGGGTGCTGGTGCAGGTGGCCCGGCAGCTGCGGGCGTGGGGGGGCCTGGCTGGGGTGCTTTGCTGGGAAGAGCCGCTTGCCGAGGCTTCGGACCTGCCCTGGCAGGCGGCGCGCAGCGCCCCCCTTGCCGCAGGCGACGCCCTGCTGGTGCCGGAGGGCTGGCCGGGCGCCCTCACCTTGGGGGTCCGCGCAGGCTGCCGGTTGGTGGTCTACTGTCAGAACTGGGCCTATCTCTTCCATGGGCTCGCCGAAGGCGTGCGCTGGCAGGACCTGCCGGTGGAGTTTCTTGCAGTCTCTCAGCCGGTGGCCTGGTATATCGAGCAAGTGACCGGGAAAGCGCCTGCGGTGGTGCGGCCTGCCATTGATCGCTCTCTGTTCCATCCCCCTCCCGTTTCTCAGTCCCCGCGCCCGCTGCGCGTGGCCTTCATGCCGCGTAAAAACAAGGCCATGGCCGAAGGCGTGCGCCGCATCGTTGCCGAGCGCAATCCGCATCTGCCGTGGCAATGGGTCCCCATCCATGGCTTGGACCCGGCAGGTGTGGCCGAGCTATTGCGTTCTTGCGCCATTTTTCTTGCCACCGGGTTTCCTGAGGGCTGTCCGCTGCCGCCCCTGGAGGCCATGGCCTGCGGCTGCCTGGTAGTAGGGACCACGGGCTTTGGCGGTTGGGACTATGCCCGGCCGGTGGACTCCAAGGCCCCGCTTCCTTCGGGGATCCCTTTGCGCCCAGTGCCGTGGGGAGGCAATGGCTGGTGGGTGGCGGACGGCGACATGCTGGGTGCGGCCCTGGCCCTGGAGCGGGCGGCGGCGTGCCTGGAAATTGCGGATGCGTGCCAGCAGGTGCGCGCAGCAGCCTTTCGGACCGTGGCGGCGTACGATGCGGAGCACCAGGCTGCGGAGGTGGCGGCGTGGGTACAGGGCCTCTAG